One Fuerstiella marisgermanici DNA window includes the following coding sequences:
- a CDS encoding heme NO-binding domain-containing protein yields MNGIVFTALNEMVERTFGLEAWDALLQRTGQSGIFPTASSYPDDGIMELLTALAAQQRVPLPDVTRMFGEFLFTAFQKGDRAKMPEGDSVDEILMSVDEAILATVAKQFPTATLPRFNVDVRHTTRRMVMTMRSGA; encoded by the coding sequence ATGAATGGAATTGTTTTCACTGCATTGAATGAGATGGTTGAACGGACTTTCGGGCTGGAAGCCTGGGACGCATTGCTGCAACGAACGGGGCAATCCGGAATCTTCCCCACTGCCAGCAGCTATCCGGACGACGGCATCATGGAACTGCTGACGGCTCTGGCGGCACAGCAACGAGTGCCGTTGCCAGACGTCACGCGAATGTTCGGCGAGTTTCTTTTCACGGCGTTTCAAAAAGGCGACCGAGCAAAAATGCCCGAGGGTGATTCGGTTGACGAAATTTTGATGTCCGTCGATGAAGCCATCCTTGCCACCGTGGCAAAACAGTTTCCGACAGCAACGCTGCCTCGGTTCAACGTCGACGTCCGACACACAACACGCCGCATGGTCATGACGATGCGATCCGGGGCCTGA
- a CDS encoding PVC-type heme-binding CxxCH protein: MIHFLKTFTLLLVLLAGTTPAEKVAASDRLVLNRGDHVCLIGNTLAERMQHFGYFETLLHAQFPEHDLVVRNLGYSADEVRFRPRSLDFGTPDQHLTMQQADVILAFFGFNESFAGPKGLPTFKAELEAFVTHTLSQNYNGEAPPKLVLMSPIAAEDTDNPHWPDGSATNENLKLYTRAMQQLADKHEVSFVDLFHPTLDLYQQHEENLTFNSVHLSEDGYKAMAPLLMQGLFGKSPDWSDKLEPLRAEVLEKNFQFFHRYRAVNGYYIYGGRSQRDHGNPPYTDAYVIENERGKLDDMTAVRDARIWKVARGETVPASIDDSGTRPLYDVPTNFKQPVRILPPDEAAKKFVVQDGYEVNLFASEINFPDLKNPVQITFDLKGRCWVATMPSYPQYLPPNKPNDKILILEDTDGDGEADKQTVFADGLHLPTGFELGDGGIYVAQEPNLMHIRDTNGDLVGDERRLVLHGFDSADSHHAIGAFTWGPGGGLYMHEGTFHVTQVETPYGPVRNAYGAVYRYDPTREKLETFIHYNFANPWGSAFDAWGQTFVSDASGGENYFGTALSTKAPQYTGQKDFGPFRFAYQEQMKQWFPKRVRPTSGCEFVSSRHFPPEAQGNFLLNNVIGFQGIMQHTVKEVGSGFEGKEIEPLLYSTDRNFRPVDLEFGGDGALYVVDWFNPLIGHMQHSLRDPNRDKTHGRIWRVTAKGRDLLTPPDIDEGDVDALVRLLAEPEDRVRYRARLKLREFETREVVDALMAWIESLDGDDPRFDHYSLEALWVLQHHDAISSEIEFTRTVSAVTLLYGLASDNYRVRSAATRVLGYWRKRLDSPLGITIANDPKGNYLSSIEKNRPFAPDGLSTLGLLRRSINDEHPRVRLEAVRALSFFETPEAAEIALEALKHPTDYYIDYTLRHTIRSLEPYWLPSLGTGQPFAVGNPKAVEYIVSRVSTPDLLGMKRSEPVYTELLSREGIVHSYRMEAINGLGKLRGTDMVTETLSAIRRLDESELRHADHIIADMTHMISMTPAAALKPKRDQIASLAESANRDITRKVATVALIAADGSADLLWNEAKTDEGKLDALLEAVPLIQDASVRESLYDRIQLLLTAGSSDPKASIRRSAALALASIPNRDLETFRSLQPLMIQAEYRDVAVRAAQKLNRSNLPAKETRSVIDELIKWIESVPAKERTEGGVLDAIQLARDLSTTLPRAEALSLRRKISELAIDVLIVRPVPHRMAYDRTDLYVQAGKPFEIVLDNVDIMPHNLVVTLPDSRTEVGILAEKMGASPDAFAKQFIPDSDKVVSGTGMLQPGQREKLQLTAADEAADYQYVCTFPGHWRTMWGTLHIVNDISDIPLDAMNQQSEVEASEIPQRQFIRKWKPEELAPAVAKLSEADRNHDRGKSLFKDVSCQQCHKMNGDGGSVGPDLKTVREKIAAGKLTPQDVLTSMLQPSKDIEQQYRTQIIITAAGKLHSGVVIEETDDVIKLAASPLDKNAAMVEIAKSEIDEREESKISIMPEGLLNTMTRDEVLDLLAWIVAPE; this comes from the coding sequence ATGATTCATTTTCTGAAAACCTTCACGCTCTTACTTGTTCTGCTGGCAGGAACTACACCAGCCGAAAAAGTCGCGGCGTCCGATCGATTGGTGCTGAACAGAGGTGACCATGTCTGCCTGATTGGCAATACGCTGGCCGAACGGATGCAGCATTTCGGATACTTCGAAACGCTGCTCCATGCGCAGTTTCCAGAACACGATCTGGTTGTCAGGAACCTCGGCTATTCCGCCGATGAAGTTCGTTTTCGGCCTCGTTCGCTGGATTTCGGCACGCCCGATCAACACCTGACCATGCAACAGGCGGACGTGATTCTGGCCTTCTTCGGTTTCAACGAATCGTTCGCCGGGCCAAAGGGACTGCCGACGTTTAAAGCCGAACTGGAAGCGTTTGTCACTCACACGCTGAGCCAGAATTACAACGGAGAAGCCCCTCCGAAGCTGGTACTGATGTCTCCGATTGCGGCTGAGGACACCGACAATCCGCATTGGCCGGACGGTTCGGCAACGAATGAAAATCTGAAGCTCTATACGCGAGCGATGCAGCAACTCGCTGACAAGCATGAGGTGTCGTTTGTCGATTTGTTTCATCCGACGCTGGACCTGTACCAGCAGCATGAAGAGAACCTAACCTTCAACAGCGTGCACCTTTCGGAAGACGGCTACAAGGCGATGGCTCCTTTGTTGATGCAAGGGCTGTTCGGAAAGTCACCAGACTGGTCCGACAAACTCGAACCTCTTCGCGCTGAGGTGCTCGAAAAAAACTTCCAGTTCTTTCACCGCTATCGAGCCGTCAACGGATACTACATCTATGGCGGTCGTTCTCAGCGCGATCACGGTAACCCTCCCTACACCGACGCCTACGTCATCGAAAACGAACGAGGTAAGCTCGACGACATGACGGCCGTGCGAGACGCTCGGATCTGGAAGGTGGCTCGGGGTGAAACAGTGCCAGCCAGCATCGACGATAGCGGAACTCGGCCGCTGTACGACGTGCCGACCAACTTCAAACAGCCGGTGCGAATTCTGCCTCCCGACGAAGCCGCGAAGAAATTCGTCGTCCAGGATGGCTATGAAGTCAATCTGTTTGCCAGCGAGATTAACTTCCCAGACCTTAAGAATCCCGTCCAGATCACATTTGATCTGAAGGGCCGCTGCTGGGTCGCGACGATGCCGTCGTATCCGCAGTACCTGCCACCGAACAAGCCCAACGATAAAATTCTGATCCTCGAAGACACCGATGGCGACGGCGAGGCCGACAAGCAAACCGTCTTTGCCGACGGCCTGCATCTGCCCACTGGTTTTGAACTGGGCGACGGCGGAATCTATGTCGCTCAGGAACCGAACCTGATGCACATCCGTGACACTAACGGCGATCTGGTTGGTGACGAACGCAGGCTCGTGCTGCACGGATTCGATTCCGCCGATTCGCACCACGCCATCGGAGCTTTCACCTGGGGACCAGGCGGCGGACTGTACATGCACGAAGGCACGTTTCATGTGACTCAAGTGGAAACGCCGTATGGTCCGGTACGAAATGCTTACGGAGCGGTCTACCGCTACGACCCAACTCGCGAAAAGTTGGAAACCTTCATTCATTACAACTTCGCCAACCCATGGGGATCGGCCTTCGACGCATGGGGGCAGACGTTTGTCTCCGACGCATCCGGTGGCGAAAACTATTTTGGAACAGCATTAAGCACGAAGGCTCCGCAGTACACCGGCCAGAAAGATTTCGGTCCGTTTCGATTCGCCTATCAGGAACAGATGAAGCAGTGGTTTCCCAAGCGAGTCCGCCCGACATCGGGCTGCGAGTTCGTCAGCAGCCGCCACTTTCCGCCGGAAGCTCAGGGCAATTTTTTGCTGAATAACGTGATCGGCTTTCAGGGAATTATGCAGCACACGGTCAAAGAGGTCGGAAGCGGTTTCGAAGGCAAAGAAATCGAACCGCTGCTGTATTCCACCGACCGCAACTTCCGCCCGGTAGATCTGGAATTCGGCGGCGACGGAGCGTTATACGTCGTCGATTGGTTCAACCCACTAATCGGCCACATGCAGCACAGTCTGCGAGACCCGAACCGAGACAAGACTCACGGCCGCATCTGGCGAGTGACGGCGAAGGGACGAGATCTCTTAACGCCACCAGATATTGACGAAGGCGATGTTGATGCGCTGGTGAGGTTGCTGGCCGAACCGGAAGACCGTGTACGGTATCGAGCGAGGTTGAAGTTGCGGGAGTTTGAGACTCGCGAAGTTGTCGATGCGCTGATGGCGTGGATAGAATCATTGGATGGTGACGATCCCAGATTTGACCATTACTCGTTGGAAGCCCTCTGGGTCCTGCAGCATCACGATGCGATCTCATCGGAGATTGAATTTACCCGAACCGTGAGCGCCGTGACCTTGTTGTACGGCTTGGCGAGTGACAATTACAGGGTTCGTTCTGCCGCTACGAGAGTTCTGGGGTATTGGCGTAAACGTTTAGACTCGCCACTCGGTATCACTATTGCGAACGATCCGAAAGGGAATTATCTCAGCAGCATTGAGAAAAATCGCCCATTCGCGCCCGACGGGCTGTCAACGTTGGGTCTGCTTCGCCGGTCGATCAACGACGAACACCCCCGAGTCCGACTGGAAGCCGTCCGTGCTCTTAGCTTCTTCGAAACCCCGGAAGCCGCCGAGATCGCTCTCGAAGCACTCAAGCATCCCACCGATTACTACATCGACTACACGCTGCGGCATACCATCCGCTCGCTCGAACCGTACTGGCTGCCGTCGTTGGGGACCGGGCAGCCGTTTGCTGTCGGGAACCCGAAAGCCGTCGAATACATCGTCAGCCGAGTTTCCACGCCCGACCTGCTGGGCATGAAACGCAGCGAACCGGTTTACACCGAACTGCTTTCGCGAGAAGGCATCGTCCACAGCTATCGCATGGAAGCCATCAACGGCCTCGGCAAACTGCGCGGCACGGATATGGTGACGGAAACTCTGTCAGCGATCCGGCGGCTCGATGAATCCGAACTAAGACACGCCGATCACATCATCGCTGACATGACTCACATGATCAGCATGACGCCGGCCGCGGCACTGAAACCGAAACGCGACCAGATCGCATCGCTGGCTGAATCGGCCAACCGCGACATCACGCGAAAAGTCGCCACGGTGGCTTTGATCGCCGCTGACGGTTCGGCCGATCTGTTGTGGAACGAAGCCAAAACGGACGAAGGAAAACTCGACGCACTGCTCGAAGCTGTCCCGTTGATTCAGGACGCCAGCGTTCGCGAATCTCTCTACGATCGTATTCAGCTTCTGCTGACGGCGGGCTCAAGCGATCCTAAAGCATCCATCCGACGCTCCGCCGCGCTGGCCCTTGCTTCAATCCCGAACCGCGATCTGGAAACGTTTCGGTCGTTGCAGCCGCTGATGATCCAAGCGGAATACCGAGACGTCGCTGTCAGGGCCGCTCAGAAGCTGAACCGCAGCAACCTGCCCGCCAAAGAAACGCGCTCTGTCATCGACGAACTCATCAAGTGGATCGAATCCGTCCCGGCTAAAGAACGCACGGAAGGCGGTGTGTTGGACGCGATTCAACTGGCTCGCGATCTATCCACCACGCTGCCACGCGCAGAAGCTCTCAGCCTGCGCCGCAAAATCAGCGAACTGGCGATCGATGTGCTTATCGTCAGGCCGGTGCCTCATCGCATGGCGTACGATCGCACCGATCTGTACGTGCAGGCCGGAAAGCCGTTTGAAATCGTGCTGGACAACGTCGACATCATGCCGCATAACCTGGTGGTCACGCTGCCCGATTCGCGAACCGAGGTCGGTATTCTTGCTGAAAAAATGGGAGCTTCCCCCGACGCGTTTGCCAAACAGTTCATCCCCGACAGCGACAAGGTTGTGAGCGGCACCGGTATGCTGCAGCCTGGTCAACGCGAAAAGTTGCAACTAACAGCTGCTGATGAAGCCGCCGACTATCAATACGTTTGCACGTTCCCCGGCCACTGGCGAACGATGTGGGGCACGCTTCACATCGTGAACGACATCAGCGACATCCCGCTCGACGCCATGAACCAGCAGAGCGAAGTGGAAGCCAGTGAGATTCCTCAACGGCAGTTTATACGCAAGTGGAAACCGGAAGAACTTGCACCGGCCGTGGCGAAGCTAAGCGAGGCGGACCGCAACCACGATCGTGGCAAGTCGCTGTTTAAAGACGTTTCCTGCCAGCAATGCCACAAGATGAACGGCGACGGGGGAAGTGTCGGTCCGGATCTCAAGACGGTCCGCGAAAAAATCGCCGCCGGAAAGTTGACGCCGCAGGACGTACTGACATCAATGCTGCAGCCGTCGAAAGACATCGAGCAGCAGTATCGAACTCAGATCATCATCACCGCGGCGGGCAAGCTGCACAGTGGCGTCGTTATTGAGGAAACGGACGATGTTATCAAGCTGGCCGCCAGCCCGCTGGACAAGAATGCGGCGATGGTTGAAATCGCGAAGTCAGAGATCGATGAACGCGAAGAATCGAAGATTTCTATTATGCCGGAAGGGCTGCTGAACACGATGACTCGCGACGAAGTGCTGGACCTGTTGGCCTGGATCGTCGCGCCAGAGTGA
- a CDS encoding vWA domain-containing protein: MQPQTASPRIEKWSLLPCSLASLCVHALILVIAGMSLRGCDKGAPSAAGGRDYREIGLAIVPNSAANPAENSSTDSQNGEAEQPTEQPQDRPVQEALPTEVPSVAEMLGHEQPSESEAQAENADRELPETIGPGAPIGGLPSVGTGIPELIRPRSRNGGGAAGSLTPGPGDTSFMNIVGNGQTFVYVIDISSSMGGGRLDLAKSQLKSSLRLLKPNQRFQILFYNDQVKPVEFRTGPKQDLYEATVVKVQLAEFAIDAEEASSGTKHMPPLLAALALNPDVVYFLTDGAEPSLSPAELKAIRRANRSDAQIHVVEFASGARESRDPTWLQHLASQSGARYVYIPNR; the protein is encoded by the coding sequence ATGCAACCTCAAACAGCATCTCCGCGAATCGAAAAGTGGTCGCTGTTGCCCTGCAGCCTTGCGTCGCTGTGCGTGCATGCACTGATTCTGGTCATCGCCGGGATGTCGCTTCGCGGCTGCGACAAGGGAGCTCCATCCGCTGCCGGAGGCCGTGATTATCGCGAAATCGGGCTGGCCATCGTGCCGAACAGTGCGGCAAACCCGGCCGAGAACTCATCCACCGATTCACAGAACGGCGAAGCAGAACAGCCGACGGAACAGCCGCAGGACCGACCTGTGCAGGAAGCTCTTCCTACCGAAGTGCCCAGCGTGGCCGAAATGCTGGGGCACGAACAGCCCAGCGAATCAGAAGCGCAAGCCGAAAACGCAGATCGTGAGCTACCAGAAACGATCGGCCCAGGGGCTCCCATTGGCGGGCTGCCGTCTGTTGGAACCGGGATTCCCGAATTGATTCGTCCGCGATCGAGAAATGGCGGCGGGGCAGCGGGCTCGTTAACTCCGGGGCCGGGCGATACATCCTTCATGAATATCGTCGGCAATGGCCAAACGTTTGTATACGTGATCGATATTTCCAGCAGCATGGGAGGCGGCCGACTGGATCTGGCCAAAAGCCAGCTTAAGAGCAGCTTGCGGCTGTTGAAGCCGAATCAACGGTTTCAAATCTTGTTCTACAACGACCAGGTGAAGCCGGTGGAATTCCGCACTGGACCAAAGCAGGACCTTTATGAGGCGACCGTCGTTAAGGTGCAGTTGGCCGAATTTGCGATTGATGCGGAGGAAGCCTCCAGCGGGACAAAACATATGCCACCACTGCTGGCCGCATTAGCCCTTAACCCTGATGTCGTTTACTTTTTGACGGACGGAGCCGAACCGTCGCTGTCGCCGGCGGAACTCAAGGCCATTCGCCGAGCCAACCGCAGCGATGCTCAAATTCACGTCGTTGAATTCGCCAGCGGTGCCAGAGAATCACGCGATCCGACCTGGCTGCAGCATCTGGCCTCTCAATCGGGCGCCAGGTACGTCTACATCCCCAACCGCTAG